The Psychrobacillus sp. FSL K6-2836 nucleotide sequence TATGCAAAGTGGGTACAAATAGACTCTCATATTATTTCTTTTTAGATAAAAATGAATCGACCGCTTGATGATGCGTTTCTTGCTCCCATAGAACGGAACAAGTTCTAACTTCTTCTATAATTCGTTCGAATAATTTCGTCTGTTGCCATTTTCGAATTAATTGCATTTTGTATGCTTTTAACACAGTCTCATGTGGCATAATCATTTTTTGTATAAATTCCTCTAGAGCAATGTATTTATTTCCTTCAAAAACTTCTGTTGCCCAGCCAATAGCTTGGAGTTTGTCAGATGAATAGGGAACCGCTTCTGTTAACATTTGGAGCGTATGATCTTGTCGCATCCCTTTTTCCCACAAATAGGTTCCTCCACCCCATCCAGAAGTAATTGCCAATTGACCTTGAATGAAACCACATCTTGCCTCTTTCTTTACTAATCGATAATCGCATAAAGTTGCAATCTCACAGCCTCCGCCTACTGCGGTGCCGTTAACTAATGCTATAGTCGGAATGGTTAGTGTAGCAACATCATATAAAATAGTTGCTGTGTCACTTAACATTTCATACGATTCTTTCTCTGTTTTCAACTTATGTAGAACAGATAAATCACCGCCTGAGCAAAAAGACTTATCTCCTGCTCCTGTAATTACTGCTAGTTTAATAGAATTATCATTTTTTACTGTATGTACTAACTCTTTAAATCCCTCTAAGACTTCCATGTTTATTGCATTATGTATTGCAGGTCTATCTATTTCCAATATGATTAATTGTTCTCTTTTTGCTAACGTATAAGCCATTTCCATGCACCCCTTTTAGAAAATGTATATAGAGAAAAAGACTACCGAAGAGCCATGGTCTCTTTGGTAGTCTTTTAAGGAACAAATACTGAATTATTTGCTCAATACTTCTTTCCCTTTGTATTGACCGCAAGATTTACAAATACGGTGAGCCAATTTCATTTCACCACAATTTGAACAAGCAACCATACCAGGTACGGATAATTTAAAATGTGTACGACGCTTTCTTTTTACAGTTTTAGAAGTTCTTCTAGCTGGTACTGCCATAGGTGGCACCTCCTTACAGATCTATTATTCGTCTGTTTGATCAAAATACTTAGCTAAATCAGCAAGTCTTGGATCTACTTTTGGTTGTTCATCTTCCTGCATTTCTTTAAGTTCTTCATCTGTTGTATAACTCCAACCATTTCCACCCTCATGTCTAAATTGGTCTGCACCTTCTTTATACACTTGCATTGGAATTTCTAAAAGAATTAACTCCTCTAGAACAGGGTCTACGTTTATAACATCACCTTCTACAACATGAAAATTATCATATGCTCTTGCAGAAGAGAGTGCTGTTTCAGACCAGTTGAAGATTTCATCAGATTCAATCTCAAATGGAAATTCTACATCTTCCCACGTGCGAGCACATGGTAAAATAAGAGTTCCTGAAAGCTGAAAGTGACAAGTCATTTGCGCTGCACCAAATG carries:
- a CDS encoding enoyl-CoA hydratase/isomerase family protein, producing the protein MAYTLAKREQLIILEIDRPAIHNAINMEVLEGFKELVHTVKNDNSIKLAVITGAGDKSFCSGGDLSVLHKLKTEKESYEMLSDTATILYDVATLTIPTIALVNGTAVGGGCEIATLCDYRLVKKEARCGFIQGQLAITSGWGGGTYLWEKGMRQDHTLQMLTEAVPYSSDKLQAIGWATEVFEGNKYIALEEFIQKMIMPHETVLKAYKMQLIRKWQQTKLFERIIEEVRTCSVLWEQETHHQAVDSFLSKKK
- the rpmF gene encoding 50S ribosomal protein L32, yielding MAVPARRTSKTVKRKRRTHFKLSVPGMVACSNCGEMKLAHRICKSCGQYKGKEVLSK
- a CDS encoding YceD family protein, yielding MKWAIHQLSKYRENGLTLDEFVELENVKKRNQDVRRISPVHVKGHCTFGAAQMTCHFQLSGTLILPCARTWEDVEFPFEIESDEIFNWSETALSSARAYDNFHVVEGDVINVDPVLEELILLEIPMQVYKEGADQFRHEGGNGWSYTTDEELKEMQEDEQPKVDPRLADLAKYFDQTDE